A single Xiphias gladius isolate SHS-SW01 ecotype Sanya breed wild chromosome 22, ASM1685928v1, whole genome shotgun sequence DNA region contains:
- the LOC120784232 gene encoding tetraspanin-8-like, whose amino-acid sequence MTVSKIIKYLLFTFNFLFFVGGITILGLSTHVRSAKADYQISDDLLPAVNLLVFVCAVTLIFGFLGCCGAIRENRCLLAMFFLGLLSMLLMLLAVGVLGAIARTSAAQEVVKEHMKELLSLSEQPREVQESFQQVERNGFCCGFFVGHLDWGNSKVVPSSCNCTDSSRNCTVVDGREVYSTPCMKYIMTWLDRVSDSLMGTALAFGILMILGMILSLVLLCRIWSSKNSII is encoded by the coding sequence ATGACGGTCAGCAAGATTATCAAATATTTGCTTTTCACcttcaactttttgttttttgtgggtGGGATCACTATTCTTGGTTTATCCACACATGTCAGGAGCGCCAAAGCAGACTACCAGATCAGTGATGACCTTCTCCCAGCCGTCAACCTCCTGGTATTTGTCTGTGCCGTGACTCTGATTTTTGGCTTCCTGGGCTGCTGTGGAGCGATCCGAGAGAACAGGTGCCTGCTGGCGATGTTCTTCCTGGGCCTGCTCTCAATGCTCCTCATGTTGTTGGCTGTGGGTGTGCTGGGAGCCATAGCGAGAACTTCAGCTGcccaggaggtggtgaaggaacACATGAAGGAGCTGCTTTCGCTCAGCGAACAGCCGAGGGAGGTTCAGGAGTCGTTTCAGCAGGTGGAAAGGAACGGCTTCTGCTGTGGATTCTTTGTTGGACATCTTGATTGGGGAAACTCAAAGGTAGTGCCCAGCTCTTGTAACTGCACCGACAGCTCCAGGAATTGCACGGTCGTGGATGGACGTGAGGTATACTCAACCCCGTGTATGAAGTACATTATGACGTGGTTGGATAGAGTATCAGACTCGCTCATGGGGACTGCCTTAGCATTTGGCATCTTGATGATTCTGGGTATGATATTGTCATTAGTCCTGCTCTGTCGGATTTGGAGTAGTAAGAACAgcatcatttaa